A stretch of Lutra lutra chromosome 9, mLutLut1.2, whole genome shotgun sequence DNA encodes these proteins:
- the MSGN1 gene encoding mesogenin-1, protein MDNLRETFLSLEEGLGPSDSPGLLSSWDWNNRAGPFEVNQASPTQSLSPASSLGSYSSSPRPAVAELACGHGGATKGGSGGCDGRGTGGLVEVDYNMLAFQPAYLQGAGGPKAQKGAKVRMSVQRRRKASEREKLRMRTLADALHTLRNYLPPIYSQRGQPLTKIQTLKYTIKYIRELTDLLNGGREPRPQSA, encoded by the coding sequence ATGGACAACCTGCGCGAGACCTTCCTCAGCCTTGAAGAGGGCTTGGGCCCCTCCGACAGCCCCGGCCTCCTGTCCTCCTGGGACTGGAACAACAGGGCAGGGCCCTTTGAGGTGAACCAGGCCTCCCCGACCCAGAGCCTGTCTCCGGCATCATCCCTGGGGTCCTATTCATCTTCTCCCCGACCGGCTGTGGCTGAGCTGGCCTGTGGGCACGGAGGTGCCACCAAGGGGGGCAGCGGTGGCTGCGATGGCCGTGGGACCGGTGGCCTGGTGGAGGTGGACTACAATATGTTAGCCTTCCAGCCTGCCTATCTGCAGGGCGCGGGGGGCCCCAAGGCCCAGAAGGGGGCCAAAGTCAGGATGTCTGTGCAGCGGAGACGGAAGGCcagcgagagggagaagcttcGGATGAGGACCTTGGCGGACGCCCTGCACACCCTCCGGAATTACCTGCCCCCCATCTACAGCCAGCGGGGCCAGCCGCTCACCAAGATCCAGACGCTGAAGTACACCATCAAGTACATCAGGGAGCTCACAGATCTCCTCAACGGTGGGAGGGAGCCTCGGCCCCAGAGCGCCTGA